A single window of Rubripirellula lacrimiformis DNA harbors:
- a CDS encoding serine/threonine-protein kinase, with amino-acid sequence MNASPTPPTFEEAAIRSGLVSASRFAKAVDIAGTRAPEAVAEALVNSGVITRYQANQLREGRTKLTLGPYLITDFIGQGGMGRVFKAVHQVMGRECAVKVLPREKSTHESRDSFRREVRLQAGLDSPYVVRAFDAGQDGKVHYLVTEYVPGTDLRRLVRTNGPLTMGEAALIISQVAMGLQYAHDLGLIHRDIKPGNILVTPDGHAKLSDIGLAAWSMGLEDDPRAGKIVGTADYLSPEQIREPLTVGPLSDIYALGCTLYYTVTGKVPFPGGDSRSKCRRHCEETPWHPRNLTPDLSEDFVDVIADMMEKDPARRIQSAAEVAERLEPWASAASALTPEQADSGADHRQWTPPPPPHEPSQIRELPDHPQLSGSGAATLELEGSQHSDASLGSIPVGFELDAVPVRRRSHALPIAIALAIAVPISLLVGAIIGFVLHGRL; translated from the coding sequence ATCAACGCTTCGCCCACTCCGCCGACCTTCGAAGAGGCTGCCATCCGAAGCGGGTTGGTCAGTGCATCGCGGTTTGCCAAGGCTGTCGATATCGCTGGGACGCGAGCGCCCGAGGCGGTGGCCGAAGCCCTGGTCAACAGTGGCGTGATCACTCGTTATCAAGCCAACCAGTTGCGGGAAGGTCGCACGAAGCTGACCCTGGGGCCGTACCTGATCACCGACTTCATCGGCCAGGGCGGCATGGGGCGCGTCTTCAAAGCCGTGCACCAAGTGATGGGCCGCGAGTGCGCGGTCAAGGTCTTGCCGCGGGAAAAGTCGACTCACGAATCACGCGATAGTTTTCGACGCGAGGTTCGGTTGCAGGCTGGTCTGGACAGCCCCTATGTGGTCCGCGCCTTCGATGCTGGCCAAGATGGCAAAGTGCATTACCTGGTGACCGAATACGTGCCGGGGACCGATCTGCGCCGGTTGGTGCGGACCAATGGGCCGCTAACGATGGGCGAAGCAGCGCTGATCATTTCGCAAGTCGCCATGGGCCTCCAGTACGCTCACGACTTGGGGCTGATTCACCGTGACATCAAGCCGGGCAATATCTTGGTCACGCCCGATGGTCACGCCAAGCTTTCGGATATCGGTTTGGCGGCCTGGAGCATGGGGCTAGAAGATGATCCGCGGGCGGGCAAGATCGTGGGGACCGCCGACTACCTATCGCCCGAACAGATTCGCGAACCGCTGACCGTCGGCCCGCTATCGGATATCTACGCACTCGGTTGCACTCTGTATTACACGGTCACCGGCAAGGTGCCGTTTCCCGGCGGGGACTCGCGCAGCAAGTGTCGCCGCCACTGCGAAGAAACTCCCTGGCACCCGCGAAATCTGACGCCCGACTTGTCCGAGGACTTTGTCGACGTGATCGCGGACATGATGGAGAAGGATCCGGCTCGCCGAATCCAATCGGCCGCCGAAGTGGCCGAGCGTCTGGAGCCCTGGGCCAGTGCGGCATCGGCGTTGACGCCCGAGCAGGCGGATTCAGGTGCCGATCATCGACAATGGACTCCGCCGCCACCGCCACACGAACCGTCCCAGATTCGCGAACTGCCCGACCATCCGCAACTGTCCGGCAGTGGAGCGGCGACGCTAGAACTGGAAGGTTCGCAGCACAGTGATGCATCGCTGGGGTCGATCCCGGTCGGGTTCGAATTGGATGCCGTCCCCGTCCGCCGCCGCAGTCACGCGCTGCCGATCGCCATCGCGCTGGCGATCGCGGTCCCGATCAGTCTGCTGGTCGGAGCAATCATCGGGTTCGTCCTGCACGGCCGACTGTAA
- a CDS encoding Gfo/Idh/MocA family protein produces MKLRIGLIGQGDAWQTRHRPALRVLHDRFDVRAVFSTVAKLAENTAAEFQADVVDGYRALVNRCDIDAVIVLQKNWLGWLPVLAACEAGKAVYWAGDLDFDPLRDAEVRSAVDESGVAFMVEFPRRFAPATLRLKELIATRLGAPKLMFCHRRLQATPANAMTNGVGNGVAGKPDSNVDPSRRELVELIDWCRYVVGCEPTTVSSVAHQSGGQTDYRCMSLAFPAHGDAPAVTAQVSCGSYIHSTWHEAAGFRPPSAMQISCQRGVAFLDLPSTLVWFDDAGRNMETLDTESPVGEKLLAQFHRSVTSLLRNMGDLNDAYQAVAIFEAAKQSEAEGRRIDLC; encoded by the coding sequence ATGAAATTGCGGATTGGATTGATCGGCCAAGGCGATGCCTGGCAAACCCGACATCGGCCTGCCCTTCGCGTGCTGCACGACCGATTTGACGTTCGGGCTGTGTTCAGCACCGTCGCCAAGTTGGCTGAAAATACGGCGGCCGAATTCCAGGCGGACGTCGTCGATGGTTATCGCGCCCTGGTGAACCGCTGCGACATCGATGCGGTCATCGTGTTGCAGAAGAATTGGCTGGGATGGTTGCCAGTGTTGGCCGCCTGCGAGGCCGGCAAAGCGGTCTATTGGGCGGGCGATCTGGATTTTGACCCACTGCGAGACGCCGAGGTTCGCTCGGCGGTCGATGAATCGGGAGTGGCCTTCATGGTCGAGTTCCCGCGGCGATTTGCTCCGGCCACGCTGCGGCTCAAAGAACTGATCGCCACCCGGTTGGGCGCCCCCAAATTGATGTTCTGTCATCGTCGGTTGCAGGCCACGCCTGCGAACGCCATGACGAACGGTGTCGGCAACGGCGTTGCAGGGAAGCCCGATTCGAACGTGGATCCATCCCGCCGCGAACTGGTCGAATTGATCGATTGGTGCCGCTATGTCGTCGGGTGTGAACCGACGACCGTGTCTTCGGTGGCTCACCAAAGCGGTGGGCAAACGGACTATCGCTGCATGAGTTTGGCGTTTCCCGCTCATGGCGATGCGCCCGCGGTCACCGCCCAGGTCAGTTGCGGAAGTTACATCCATTCGACATGGCACGAAGCCGCCGGATTTCGGCCACCATCAGCGATGCAGATCTCTTGCCAGCGGGGCGTCGCCTTCCTGGATCTTCCCAGCACTCTGGTTTGGTTCGATGATGCCGGCCGCAACATGGAAACGTTGGATACCGAGTCGCCGGTGGGCGAGAAACTGTTGGCTCAGTTTCACCGCAGCGTCACCAGTCTGCTGCGGAACATGGGCGACCTGAACGATGCCTACCAGGCTGTTGCAATCTTCGAAGCCGCCAAACAAAGCGAAGCCGAAGGCCGCCGCATCGACCTCTGCTGA
- the recQ gene encoding DNA helicase RecQ — MTAEAEKPKQVHRVLRDVWGYDTFRPLQEESIDCVLGGRDSLTVLPTGGGKSLCFQVPALCHDGMAVVVSPLISLMKDQVDSLLACGVSAAFVNSTQSDDEKREVADRIRSGELKLLYVAPERLLAARTLDFLRQQNISFFAIDEAHCISNWGHDFRPEYRGLRMLKDQFPKASVHAYTATASESVRDDIASQLGLRKPEIIVGDFDRPNLTYRMIRADGRLGQVIDVVGRHRGESGVVYCISRKEVEKTAAALVAGGTSALPYHAGLDDSIRKANQDAFIKDKCDVIVATVAFGMGIDKSNVRYVVHAGMPKSIEHYQQESGRAGRDGLESECVLFYSGGDVVTWKKIMESEPSSYQAAVASLDAMFNVCAGTVCRHRSLVQYFGQSHAADNCGACDVCLDEIDLVDDPITLSQKILSCVIRLRERFGVGHTAKVLCGSGEQRIRELGHDKLSTYGLLTKDGLPAVRMWIDQLVQQEYLCRSGEYQTLSLTDAGRRLLRRDGDPRLSVATPTRRSGKSRSPSAKSGDTWDGVQRGLFDSLRELRRQIATERNVPAYVIFGDAALREFARHQPQTLDQFASIKGVGARKLEDFGDAFVEAIQQYCRELNVGNDAK; from the coding sequence ATGACAGCGGAAGCAGAGAAGCCCAAACAAGTGCACCGCGTGCTGCGCGACGTCTGGGGCTACGACACGTTTCGGCCGCTGCAGGAGGAATCGATCGACTGTGTTCTGGGCGGTCGCGATTCGCTGACGGTGCTGCCGACCGGTGGCGGGAAATCGCTGTGCTTCCAAGTCCCTGCCCTGTGCCACGATGGGATGGCAGTGGTCGTTTCGCCATTGATTTCGCTGATGAAGGACCAAGTCGATTCGCTGCTTGCGTGCGGCGTGTCGGCCGCGTTCGTCAACAGCACTCAATCGGACGACGAAAAACGCGAGGTCGCGGACCGGATTCGCAGTGGCGAATTGAAACTCTTGTACGTCGCGCCCGAGCGTTTGCTGGCGGCCCGGACGCTGGATTTCCTGCGTCAACAAAACATTTCGTTCTTTGCCATCGACGAAGCTCACTGCATCAGCAATTGGGGGCACGATTTTAGGCCCGAGTATCGTGGGCTGCGGATGTTGAAGGATCAGTTCCCCAAGGCATCGGTCCACGCCTACACGGCAACGGCGTCCGAGTCGGTCCGCGACGATATCGCCAGCCAGTTGGGGCTGCGGAAACCGGAGATCATCGTCGGCGACTTCGATCGGCCGAATCTGACCTACCGGATGATCCGCGCCGACGGGCGACTCGGCCAAGTCATCGACGTTGTCGGTCGCCATCGCGGCGAATCGGGCGTCGTGTATTGCATCAGCCGCAAAGAGGTCGAAAAGACGGCGGCGGCATTGGTCGCCGGCGGTACTTCGGCGCTGCCCTATCACGCGGGCCTGGACGACTCGATTCGCAAGGCCAACCAAGACGCGTTCATCAAAGACAAGTGCGACGTCATCGTTGCAACGGTCGCCTTCGGGATGGGCATCGATAAATCGAATGTCCGCTATGTCGTGCACGCCGGCATGCCGAAGTCGATTGAACACTATCAACAGGAAAGTGGTCGAGCGGGGCGCGATGGTTTGGAATCGGAATGTGTGCTGTTCTATTCCGGTGGCGACGTGGTGACCTGGAAGAAGATCATGGAGAGCGAGCCGTCGTCGTATCAGGCGGCGGTCGCATCGTTGGACGCAATGTTCAATGTTTGCGCGGGCACGGTTTGTCGCCACCGATCGTTGGTCCAGTACTTCGGCCAAAGCCATGCGGCCGACAACTGTGGCGCCTGTGATGTGTGTTTGGACGAGATCGATTTGGTGGACGATCCGATCACGCTAAGCCAAAAAATCCTGTCCTGTGTGATTCGGTTGCGGGAGCGATTTGGGGTCGGGCATACCGCCAAAGTTCTATGCGGATCGGGGGAGCAGCGAATCCGTGAACTCGGACATGACAAGCTCAGCACCTACGGTTTGCTGACCAAAGACGGGTTGCCGGCAGTGCGGATGTGGATCGACCAACTGGTTCAACAGGAATACCTGTGTCGCAGCGGCGAATATCAGACTCTGTCGTTGACCGATGCCGGACGTCGGCTGCTGCGCCGCGATGGGGATCCCCGTTTGTCGGTGGCGACGCCGACTCGGCGGTCCGGTAAATCCCGATCTCCATCAGCAAAATCGGGCGACACTTGGGACGGGGTCCAGCGTGGGCTGTTCGATTCGCTTCGCGAGTTGCGGCGACAGATCGCGACCGAGCGGAACGTGCCGGCCTACGTGATTTTTGGCGACGCCGCGCTGCGAGAATTTGCCAGGCACCAACCACAAACGCTGGATCAGTTCGCGAGCATCAAGGGTGTGGGCGCACGAAAACTGGAAGACTTCGGCGACGCGTTTGTCGAAGCGATCCAGCAGTACTGCCGTGAACTGAACGTCGGCAACGACGCGAAGTAA
- the pilM gene encoding type IV pilus assembly protein PilM, which translates to MAKKSSSVWGIEIGQTALKALRCSLVDGEPVADAFDFIEYPKILSQPEAVAEELIADALAQLLERNDAINEKVCISVPGQSGLAKFFKPPPVEVKKIADIVRYEARQQIPFDLADVVWDFQMMPGSMVEEGYALESEVGLFAMKREQAYRQMAPFEAVNIEVDHVQLAPLALYNMLAFDRMHERVDSGMFDADDPPPSTVLLSIGTDSSDLIVTNGFRIWQRSMPIGGNHFTRQLTKDLKMTFAKAEHLKRNAREAVDPKLVFQTMRPVFNDLVTEVQRSIGFFRSIDKKAEIAELIITGNTVKMPGLAAYLGKNLGFDVHVLDRFNRLAGEDVLSIPTFRDNIPTFAVCYGLCLQGLGVSQVHASLVPREILTQRMIRAKKPWTVAGLAALMVGMSAHYALTERSWATTHEDLWKAPQAEVTRMKQYSDTHVGTDGDLNGKLTYLNELGKEVSGNSEGRVKWLEILKVINDAIPRVDFPDGKVLGPKELPYLDRKDIHVKQFETKYYEDLSDWYTEKLARRYRDEIRSWARITGNPVPGSVSEGDDTGSGGAPAAVASASPLAAGDTGEGPTGPGWVIQLNCYHYYNSPDRIGFEGSNHVRNLMTTAFLKNTVKLPIGLDAQGEQQYMEFTLPEMGITYPLLLDDNKDQPITINNPDFDPEAIMAANMAARNGTGPAIDPKAPMEPPTLTVRRLDFIYQLCWQENVLSERVEARRLKEAEEAAAAEAAGENIEGENGSGEDPAAGDSVAALP; encoded by the coding sequence ATGGCAAAAAAAAGTTCCAGCGTTTGGGGAATCGAGATCGGACAAACGGCGCTCAAAGCGCTTCGTTGTTCGTTGGTCGATGGCGAACCGGTTGCCGATGCGTTTGATTTTATCGAATACCCAAAGATTCTTAGCCAGCCCGAAGCGGTCGCTGAGGAACTGATTGCCGATGCGCTGGCGCAGTTGCTCGAACGCAACGACGCGATCAACGAAAAGGTTTGCATCAGCGTGCCCGGCCAAAGCGGTCTGGCCAAATTCTTCAAGCCGCCGCCGGTCGAAGTCAAAAAGATCGCCGACATCGTCCGCTACGAGGCTCGTCAACAGATCCCGTTCGATCTGGCGGACGTCGTCTGGGATTTCCAGATGATGCCCGGCAGCATGGTCGAAGAAGGCTATGCGCTCGAAAGCGAAGTCGGTTTGTTCGCGATGAAGCGGGAACAGGCGTATCGTCAGATGGCGCCGTTCGAAGCCGTCAACATCGAAGTCGACCATGTCCAACTGGCACCGCTGGCGCTCTACAACATGCTGGCCTTTGACCGCATGCACGAACGCGTCGATTCGGGAATGTTCGATGCGGACGATCCACCGCCGTCCACCGTTCTGCTGTCGATCGGGACAGATTCCAGCGATTTGATCGTCACCAACGGGTTCCGAATTTGGCAGCGCAGCATGCCGATCGGCGGGAACCACTTTACCCGCCAATTGACCAAAGACCTGAAGATGACTTTCGCCAAGGCGGAACATCTGAAGCGGAACGCTCGCGAGGCCGTGGACCCCAAACTGGTGTTCCAAACCATGCGGCCGGTCTTCAATGACTTGGTCACCGAGGTGCAGCGATCGATCGGTTTCTTCCGCAGCATCGACAAGAAGGCGGAAATCGCCGAGCTGATCATCACGGGCAACACGGTCAAAATGCCAGGTTTGGCGGCCTATTTGGGCAAAAACCTAGGCTTCGACGTGCACGTGCTGGATCGTTTCAATCGCCTGGCCGGTGAAGACGTTCTGTCGATCCCGACGTTCCGCGACAACATTCCAACGTTTGCGGTCTGTTACGGCCTTTGCCTGCAGGGGCTGGGCGTATCGCAGGTCCACGCATCGCTGGTCCCTCGCGAAATCCTGACCCAGCGGATGATCCGGGCCAAGAAGCCTTGGACGGTTGCTGGATTGGCCGCGTTGATGGTGGGGATGTCGGCTCACTACGCGCTGACCGAACGGTCTTGGGCGACAACTCACGAAGATCTGTGGAAGGCCCCTCAGGCCGAAGTCACGCGGATGAAACAGTATTCCGATACCCACGTCGGCACCGACGGCGACTTGAACGGCAAACTGACCTATCTGAACGAACTGGGGAAAGAGGTTTCCGGGAACAGCGAAGGCCGTGTGAAGTGGCTGGAAATCCTGAAGGTCATCAACGACGCGATCCCGCGAGTCGATTTTCCCGATGGCAAGGTGCTGGGGCCCAAAGAACTGCCGTACCTGGACCGAAAAGACATCCACGTCAAACAGTTCGAAACCAAGTATTACGAAGACCTTTCCGACTGGTACACGGAAAAACTGGCGCGTCGCTATCGTGACGAAATTCGCAGTTGGGCTCGGATCACCGGCAACCCGGTTCCGGGTTCCGTCAGCGAAGGCGATGACACGGGATCAGGCGGCGCTCCGGCAGCCGTGGCTTCGGCTAGTCCATTGGCCGCGGGCGATACCGGCGAAGGCCCCACCGGCCCGGGCTGGGTGATCCAATTGAATTGCTACCACTATTACAACAGCCCCGACCGGATCGGTTTCGAAGGCAGTAACCACGTCCGCAACCTGATGACCACGGCGTTCCTGAAGAACACGGTCAAGCTGCCGATCGGCTTGGATGCCCAGGGCGAACAGCAATACATGGAGTTCACGCTGCCCGAAATGGGCATCACCTATCCGCTGCTGTTGGACGACAACAAAGACCAACCGATTACGATCAACAATCCAGACTTTGATCCCGAAGCGATCATGGCGGCCAACATGGCGGCTCGCAACGGGACCGGCCCGGCGATCGATCCCAAGGCCCCGATGGAACCGCCAACCTTGACGGTCCGCCGATTGGATTTCATCTACCAACTGTGCTGGCAAGAAAACGTTCTATCGGAACGGGTCGAAGCACGGCGTTTGAAAGAAGCAGAAGAAGCGGCGGCTGCCGAAGCAGCCGGCGAAAACATCGAAGGTGAGAACGGATCTGGCGAAGATCCCGCCGCCGGAGACTCGGTCGCTGCCCTGCCGTAA
- a CDS encoding cell division protein FtsQ/DivIB yields the protein MAMRSAEPETNRPIRDTLRRLIKAPAALSILWPALLIVGGYVTWHRWGSEHVAQNYYGIDVAQIHITQPPSYVRSDIIQSVYRDTAMDGLSLMDKQATAKIASAFSMHPWVQSVTSVRKLPGGVVDVRMDYRRPVAMVQVFRTVDGIRDKFFFPIDGHAVLLPTGEFTRSETLEFVHIDVPGADSTNAEGMPFGDPRVEAAARLAEVLLPVYREVGIRKITVVGDPRQIQVPQLEVTTDNDTRHHWGSPPGLEIPGERTAEMKLRALMAVRGNTPIDLRVATMADPGHS from the coding sequence ATGGCGATGCGATCGGCTGAACCCGAAACGAATCGGCCGATCCGTGACACGCTGCGGCGGCTGATCAAGGCACCCGCGGCGCTATCGATTCTGTGGCCAGCACTGCTGATTGTCGGTGGCTATGTCACCTGGCACCGCTGGGGATCCGAACACGTCGCCCAGAACTACTACGGCATCGACGTCGCTCAAATCCACATCACCCAACCTCCTAGCTACGTCCGCAGCGATATCATCCAGTCCGTTTACCGCGACACGGCGATGGACGGATTGTCGTTGATGGACAAGCAAGCGACCGCCAAGATCGCGTCCGCATTTTCGATGCACCCCTGGGTGCAAAGCGTGACCAGCGTCCGGAAATTGCCAGGCGGTGTCGTCGACGTCCGCATGGATTACCGTCGTCCGGTCGCGATGGTGCAAGTGTTTCGGACCGTCGATGGAATTCGTGATAAGTTTTTTTTCCCGATCGATGGCCACGCCGTGCTGTTGCCGACGGGCGAATTCACGAGATCAGAAACCCTAGAGTTCGTGCACATTGACGTCCCCGGGGCCGACTCGACCAATGCCGAAGGGATGCCCTTTGGGGACCCTCGCGTCGAAGCGGCCGCCCGCTTGGCCGAAGTGCTGTTGCCGGTGTACCGCGAGGTCGGCATCCGCAAGATCACCGTCGTCGGCGACCCGCGACAAATCCAAGTGCCCCAGCTAGAAGTGACGACCGACAACGACACCCGGCATCACTGGGGCAGCCCACCCGGACTAGAGATCCCCGGGGAAAGAACGGCCGAGATGAAACTGCGAGCGTTGATGGCGGTGCGAGGCAACACGCCCATCGATCTACGAGTGGCGACGATGGCCGACCCCGGCCATTCGTGA
- a CDS encoding DUF1559 domain-containing protein yields the protein MPTDTRSFNNRRREDHGSGFTLVELLVVIAIIGVLVGLLLPAVQAARESARRMQCSNQLRQMVLAAANFESAFKKLPEGPMDGDPEAVTTSGTPNTSGFPADACCRAATRRGWSPQYKILPFMEGSNVYELGHDGPPTWPAVTNASNEDEVAQSLVVGFYCPTRRSPTGYGSGKFGRTDYAGCAGFFHGRPDTEVDFIPDAPLGAPAQGTRSRSNCSLVYQSKGAIVWPGEGDARRYSDIEDGTTHSILFAEKALNLSQHGRDGGDNERWNNPGWDPCVVRWHFPPKSDFNTYAPDPSSNRTNWNRYFGGPHTGGLNVGFCDGSVRFFNFQVDAALWKNLCVIDDGQVISGEAL from the coding sequence GTGCCAACTGATACGCGTTCTTTCAATAATCGCCGCCGCGAAGATCATGGCAGCGGATTTACCTTAGTGGAACTGTTGGTCGTGATCGCCATCATTGGGGTCTTGGTGGGGCTGCTACTGCCCGCTGTGCAGGCGGCCCGCGAGTCGGCTCGGCGAATGCAGTGCAGCAATCAGCTGAGGCAGATGGTATTGGCTGCGGCAAACTTCGAGAGTGCGTTCAAGAAGCTGCCCGAAGGACCGATGGATGGTGACCCGGAAGCGGTGACCACCTCGGGCACCCCCAACACGTCCGGCTTCCCAGCCGATGCCTGCTGTCGGGCGGCAACTCGCCGCGGTTGGAGTCCGCAGTACAAGATTTTGCCTTTCATGGAAGGCAGCAATGTTTACGAGCTTGGTCATGACGGCCCGCCGACGTGGCCCGCGGTGACGAACGCCAGCAACGAAGACGAGGTCGCGCAGTCGTTGGTCGTCGGTTTCTATTGCCCGACTCGCCGCAGCCCCACCGGCTATGGCAGCGGGAAGTTTGGCCGAACGGACTACGCCGGTTGTGCAGGCTTCTTTCACGGACGACCCGATACCGAAGTCGACTTCATCCCGGATGCTCCCCTGGGCGCACCGGCGCAGGGAACGCGATCGCGATCCAATTGCAGTCTGGTGTATCAAAGCAAGGGAGCGATCGTCTGGCCTGGCGAAGGTGATGCCCGCCGCTACAGCGATATCGAAGATGGCACAACGCATTCCATCCTGTTCGCCGAAAAGGCATTGAACCTAAGCCAACATGGTCGTGATGGTGGCGACAACGAACGTTGGAACAATCCCGGTTGGGATCCCTGTGTGGTGCGTTGGCACTTCCCACCCAAGTCTGATTTCAACACCTACGCGCCCGATCCGTCCAGCAACCGAACCAACTGGAACCGATACTTTGGCGGTCCACATACCGGTGGGCTGAATGTGGGTTTCTGCGACGGCAGCGTCCGATTCTTCAACTTTCAAGTCGACGCGGCGCTTTGGAAGAATCTGTGCGTCATTGATGACGGCCAAGTGATCAGCGGCGAAGCTCTTTAG
- a CDS encoding UDP-N-acetylmuramate dehydrogenase — protein MTFPDDLNHLIRNDEPLGPLVWLGIGGPAHYFAEPVEEAEIERLVAAAAAANLPVRILGDGSNVLVRESGVDGLVISLSAAATSGMSIDGTRMTAGAGAKLSHAVIKAVGAGLGGLEHLVGIPGSVGGAVVGNASSDGRDIGSVVHSVTVLEKDGSRRTLSQDEIGFSHRKSSMSGLIVLSVTFELESRDVESLTKRMQKLWIGRNASRPSEERRITMPFIDPDGMPTKDLIQSVGLAGLREGDVSLDSNQPHYIVAHSGATSDQCLRLIERVREQVLLQTGIDLQLNLQIW, from the coding sequence ATGACTTTTCCGGACGACTTGAATCATCTGATTCGAAACGATGAACCGCTGGGCCCGTTGGTTTGGCTTGGCATTGGTGGTCCGGCACATTATTTCGCCGAACCGGTGGAAGAAGCCGAGATCGAACGCCTAGTTGCCGCCGCAGCCGCCGCGAACCTGCCGGTACGCATCCTGGGTGACGGCAGCAATGTGCTGGTTCGCGAATCCGGCGTCGACGGTCTGGTGATCTCGCTGTCGGCCGCGGCGACCAGCGGGATGTCGATCGACGGCACACGCATGACCGCAGGTGCCGGCGCCAAGCTTTCTCACGCGGTGATCAAAGCCGTCGGTGCCGGGCTGGGCGGGCTGGAACACCTGGTCGGTATCCCGGGCAGCGTTGGCGGGGCGGTCGTGGGCAATGCGTCCAGCGACGGTCGCGACATCGGTTCGGTGGTGCACAGCGTCACGGTGCTGGAAAAAGACGGATCGCGGCGCACCCTGTCGCAGGACGAGATCGGATTTTCGCACCGCAAGTCGTCGATGAGCGGTCTGATCGTGCTAAGCGTGACTTTCGAACTGGAATCGCGAGATGTCGAATCGCTGACCAAACGAATGCAGAAACTTTGGATCGGTCGCAACGCGTCACGACCAAGCGAAGAACGCCGGATCACGATGCCGTTTATCGATCCCGACGGCATGCCGACCAAGGATCTGATCCAGTCGGTGGGGTTGGCAGGCCTTCGCGAAGGCGATGTTTCGCTGGATTCCAATCAACCGCACTACATCGTTGCCCATTCGGGGGCCACCAGCGATCAATGCTTGCGTTTGATTGAACGCGTCCGCGAACAGGTTTTGCTGCAAACCGGGATCGACTTGCAGCTGAACCTGCAAATTTGGTAA
- a CDS encoding thioredoxin family protein produces the protein MVLLLLAVALSSITSEQQMHQKYADAYQASVEQQKPLMVVVGAPWCPACNVLKDTTIKQMAEMGELDSVSLAVINKDEDPELVKQLTAGDQLLPQIIVFTQDNGRWKRRKLLGYQPKQPVRSLIRKALGG, from the coding sequence ATGGTTTTGTTACTTTTGGCAGTCGCGCTGTCCAGTATTACCAGTGAACAGCAGATGCATCAGAAGTACGCCGACGCCTACCAGGCATCGGTAGAGCAGCAGAAACCGCTGATGGTCGTGGTCGGTGCACCCTGGTGTCCGGCGTGTAACGTGTTGAAAGACACGACGATCAAGCAAATGGCCGAAATGGGCGAACTGGATTCCGTTAGCTTGGCGGTCATCAACAAGGACGAAGACCCCGAGCTGGTCAAACAACTGACCGCAGGCGATCAATTATTGCCTCAGATCATCGTCTTTACCCAAGACAACGGCCGCTGGAAACGACGCAAATTGCTGGGCTACCAACCCAAGCAACCCGTCCGATCGCTGATCCGCAAAGCCCTCGGTGGCTAA
- a CDS encoding DUF1559 domain-containing protein: MMIRKVSLPQSIAPIEGLADGSLCKRSRAASKAFTLVELLVVIAIIGVLVGLLLPAVQSARESARRMQCSNNLKQICLASANFESSWKKLPEGPVDGHQKAVTSGGTPNTSGYPENNVCCRAANRDGWSAQYKILPYMEGNNVYDLATDDPPTWPNVANNANEDVVAQSLVPTFYCPTRRAPKGYGSSKFGRTDYAGCAGFYSGRPDSTVDFIPQAPLGAPALGTRTRDNGGLNYKSGGAIIWPGEGDKRTFADIRDGTTFSILFAEKALHQSQHGRDGGDNERWNNAGWDECVLRWHFPPKHDNQTIAPAAPQPYDAFTNWNRYFGASHAAGLNAGFCDGSVRFFAFSVDATLWKNLCVVDDMEVIDGGSL, from the coding sequence ATGATGATTCGCAAGGTGTCTCTGCCGCAGAGCATCGCCCCGATCGAAGGCCTGGCAGACGGATCGCTGTGCAAGCGAAGTCGTGCTGCGTCCAAGGCGTTCACGCTAGTGGAATTGCTGGTGGTCATCGCGATCATCGGTGTCTTAGTTGGACTGTTGCTTCCCGCCGTCCAGTCGGCTCGCGAATCGGCTCGGCGAATGCAGTGTTCCAACAACCTGAAACAGATTTGTCTGGCTTCGGCGAACTTTGAAAGCAGTTGGAAAAAGTTGCCCGAGGGTCCTGTCGACGGACACCAAAAAGCCGTCACCTCCGGTGGCACACCCAACACGTCGGGTTACCCCGAAAACAATGTTTGCTGCCGTGCAGCGAACCGCGATGGTTGGAGCGCCCAGTACAAGATTTTGCCTTACATGGAAGGCAACAATGTTTACGATCTGGCGACCGATGATCCGCCCACTTGGCCTAACGTTGCCAACAATGCCAACGAAGATGTCGTTGCCCAATCGCTGGTGCCGACTTTCTATTGCCCCACCCGACGAGCACCGAAGGGCTATGGCAGTTCGAAGTTCGGTCGAACGGACTACGCCGGTTGCGCTGGCTTCTACAGCGGTCGTCCCGATTCGACCGTGGACTTCATCCCCCAGGCTCCGCTAGGTGCGCCGGCCTTGGGCACACGGACTCGCGACAATGGTGGTCTGAACTACAAGAGCGGTGGTGCGATCATTTGGCCTGGGGAAGGTGACAAGCGAACCTTTGCCGACATTCGTGACGGAACCACGTTCTCGATCCTGTTCGCCGAGAAGGCGTTGCACCAATCGCAGCACGGCCGTGATGGTGGCGACAACGAACGTTGGAACAATGCTGGTTGGGACGAATGTGTCCTGCGTTGGCACTTCCCGCCAAAGCATGACAATCAAACGATCGCGCCCGCGGCACCGCAGCCCTATGACGCCTTCACGAACTGGAACCGTTATTTCGGTGCCTCGCACGCAGCCGGCTTGAACGCTGGATTCTGTGACGGCAGCGTTCGGTTCTTCGCATTCAGTGTCGACGCGACGCTGTGGAAAAACCTTTGCGTGGTTGACGACATGGAAGTTATCGACGGAGGATCGCTATGA